The genomic stretch AGCGAGCTCTGCATCAGATAGTTTTACATCTGCATCAAAGGCCATAGCTGCATTTTCTTTCTCCAGCAACGTCCATTTTTCCTGATAAGTGGCTTTCTCTGCCACTTTAGTTTGGGCTCCCAATAGAGGAAATCCCAACATTACAATATAGGTAAGGTATTTTCTCATAATAATAGTAACCTGCAGCCGGCAAAAAGACTTTGCCGTTACAGTATTCAAAAATATAATTATTTTTTTGGTAAAAGAGTTTCAATCTGAAAAAAACAAATGATAAACCTTTTAGCGACCCATTTCTCATCTTCCAACAGCCTTCCCTAGCCCCGATAGTAACGGTTACCCCACAACACGCATAAGCCTTAGCCTGGCGTGAGGAGTATGAGTGGATAGCGGGATAAAGCTCCATAAAAAGAAATGGGGCGCAAAATACACAAAAAGTCTACAAAAACAATAGACTTATAATGTTAATTTTTATTCATTAACGAAAATGATTTTTTTTCCAAGAATTATCAACCTCAACCAATAAAAACACAACATACTAAATTACAACAATTTACATCTTTAAAACAGGCTTAAGAAACATAAAACCCTCTATTACCCCACTAAATTAGTAGACTAATATGATTTTTCTCATATCCCCTTTTAACAAAGTTTTATGAATTATTAGATAATTTTGACCCAGTTAAAAAAAATAAAACTCTATTCTCATGAATAAGAATGACTTTAATTCTTACCAATGCACTATCATAGCTGCAGCTTCTGTTCAACATAAGGGTTGTACAGGGAAGAGCCTTTCACAGCACAATATCACTTCTAAAAAGATGTGCTTTGAATGTATGATGTGTAAAATGATGATGCCATAACTCCCAAAGAAATATGCACATTATTGTAGGAATTAAAGCCCGATAAGCTCAAGGCCTAATTAATCCGGGTACATCTCCTCTATTTTAACATTTTCTTTCTTACACCTCCTTACAGAAGGGAGGCAGGGACTTATTTTTTCTAAAACGGAAAGATAAAACGTAACACACAATTCAGTTTTTTAAACCTAAGATTAATATAATGAGAAAAAAACAATGCAAACTTGGTGTATTGGCCGTGCTCTTATTCGCAGAATATGGCTTTGCACAGAAAAAAGACAGTCTTTCGCAGGAGACAGCCATCAAAGAGGTGGTGGTGGTAGCCTTCGGAAAGCAAAAAAAGGAAGAAATCACAGGTTCTGTACAGTCGTTAAAGGCTAAAGACCTGGGTAATCTTCAAAACGGAAACGTTCTTCAGGGAATTGGAGGTAAAGTGGCGGGAGTTCAGGTAATTTCTTCCGGACAGCCAGGCTCCCAGCCTACAATAAGAATGAGAGGAATTGGATCTATTAATGCGTCCAGTGATCCTTTAATTGTACTGGACGGGATTCCTTACAGTGGAGATCTGAACAGCATCTCTTCAGCAGATATTGAAAGTATTTCTTTTCTGGAAGATGCTTCATCCAATGCTTTATATGGTTCCAGAGGAGCCAATGGAGTCATTATCGTGAATACCAAAAGAGGAAAAAACAAAAAACTGAGTGTTGATCTTGACATAAAAACCGGAGTTAATTTCAGATCTATTGAGGATTATTCGGTATATACTTCTCCACAAGACTATTATACAGCTTACTATAACAGAGGCCGAATCGGAGAAATCGCAAGACAGAAGCAGCCGGGTGCTATTCCTTCTTCCACTACTCCGCATGCTGTTGGGCTTTCTGCACTGAACGGTCTTGGATACAATGTTTATAATGTCCCTTTTAGTCAACTGATTGCTCCGGACGGTTCATTTAATCCTAATGCTAAGCTTCTTTATCAGGATAACTGGAAAAAACTTCTTTTCAGACCTGCTTTAAGAAGAGAGGCTACGGTAGGAATCAATGCCAGCGGTGACCAGGTAAAATCATATACGTCTTTAAATTATCTGGATGATAAAGGATATCTTATTTCTTCCGGTTTTGAAAGATTCGGGATCAGATCAAATGTAGACTACTCTATTACACCAAAGTTAAGATTAACTACAGCGCTTTCTTATACTTACAGCAAACAGAATTTCGGAGAAACGGGTGGGTTTTCCAATCCATTCCAGTTTGCAAGAAATATAGCCCCTTTCTATCCAGTTTTCCTTAGAAATGATAATTACCAGCAATTATATGATAACCACGGAAATCCTTTATATGATTATGGGGACGGACAAGGGCCTAACGGGGCTACAAGATCCTATGCCGTTTTTGAAAATCCGGTAGGAAATCTTCAGCAGGATAAATCCCAGAGAGTAAGCAATATCAGCAATATCAATCTGGGGTTAAATTATGAAATCATCAAAGGATTGGATTTTACTTACAGTTTTGGGGCTTATCTTGAAAATTTAAGAAATCTTCAGTTTGGAAATACACTGGGGGGAACTTCTTCATCTGTGGGAGGAACTATCACTCAGGAATCTGTCTTTAACTATACGCTGAACCATCAGCAGTTGCTTACATATCAGAAGAAATTCGATAAGCATAATTTCAACATTCTTGTTGGACATGAACTGAATAAAACAAAGAATGAAGGGTTTTCCGGAACGAAACAACAGCTTTTATTACCTGAATCATGGGCATTTGATAATGCTGTAAAAATTACAGATCTGTCAGGAAACGGATATGAATATGCTGTAGAAGGATATTTCTCAAGGTTACTATACAACTATGACAATAAGTATTTCTTTAATGCGAATGTACGTAGAGATGGCTCTTCAGTTTTTGCACCGGAAAGCAGATGGGGTACATTTTATGGTTTAGGAGCAGCCTGGAATGTGGCTAAAGAAGATTTCCTTAAAGATAATAAAGTGATTAATGCACTGAAACTGAAAGTCTCTTACGGGCAACAGGGAAATGACAACATCCTTCTGAACAATACTACCAGAGATTACTATGCTTATCAGGACATCTATGGAATTAATGATTTCGGAGACGGTAAACCTGTACTTACTTTAAAGAAACAGGGAAACAGAGACCTGAAATGGGAAACATCCAAAAACCTGAATGCCGGTTTTGAAATCTCCCTACTCAATAACAGAGTCAACTTAAATGCTGATTATTTTGAAAGAAAGGTATCAGATATGATCTATACTCTTCCGTTAGCGGTATCTAACTCTGGTTCGTATGTGAAGTATGGAAATATTGGAGATATGTACAATAAAGGAGTTCAGGCCAATATTAGCGTGGATATTTTCCGAACAGAGGATCTTCAGTGGAATTTTTATGCAAACGCGACTCATTATAAAAACAAAATTACCAAGTTACCTGAGCAACAAAGAGCTACAGGTTTGGTTTCAGGATTATTTGTTCTTGCTGAAGGCGGTGACCGATATACTTATTATTTAAAAGAGTTTGCCGGAGTAAATCCTGAAAACGGAGATGCCTTATGGTACAAAAATACAATAAACCCAACCACCCAACAAGTAGAAAAAACAATTACCAATAATTATAAGGACGCAAGTGATTATAATACAGGAAAATCAGCCATTCCGAAGGTATATGGTGGATTTGGAACGGATGTTACCTATAAGAGAGTAAACCTGTCGGTTAATTTTGCTTACCAATTTGGTGGATACGGATACGATGATATTTACAGATCCTTATTTCACTCTGATACATACGGTTCTAATTATACCACTGATCTTGATAAAACATGGACTCCGGAAAACCCAACGGCAGCACTGCCGCGTGTAGATTTAACTTCTACCAACCAGAACGGACGTTCTACGTTGTACCTGATTAAGTCTGACTATATCAGCCTTCAGGATGTAACATTATCATATCAGCTATCTGATGATTTTACTAAGCAGATCGGCTTAACAACCTTAAAGATATATGCTACAGGAAACAACCTGTACCTATGGTCTAAGAGAAAAGGTTATGATCCCAGAGCTTCATTAACAGGAGTATCTGATGCTTACAAATACTCTTTATTATCCAGTGTTTCACTAGGTTTTAAACTAACATTCTAAAAAAATTATGAAAACAATAAAATACTTTGTATCAACTTTAGCTCTGGCCTTCATTACGACAAGTTGTGCTAATGATCTCAATACGCTACCGGAAGGAGATATTTCCGGTGAACAACTGAATGAAGATCAGTCAAAGCCGGAAAAAATCCTGGGTGGAATTTATCTTGATCTTCGCAGTAATGGTGCTGGGGGAAATATTTCGTCTCACTCTGATTTCGGAATCATGGGAATAAAGGCAGGTGCTGATTTAATGTCTAATGATGTAATCCAGGCCAAAAACCAGCATCTGGGAATGTTTTATAATTATGAAGCAACCAATGCCAGTAACATTGCTTCAGAAATTGTATGGACAACTTTTTATGCAAGGATCTTCATTATCAATAAACTTCTTAGTGATCTAAAAGGTGATGACAGTCCTAAAAACAAAGCTATCAGAGGACAGCTGCTCGCCTTAAGAGCTTATTCTTATTTTCATCTCATCCGTTTTTACGCGAATGATTATAAAGGACATCAGTCTGATCCAGGACTTCCATTGGTGCTTACCACTGATAATCCAAGCCAGGGGCTTCCAAGATCAACGGTAGCACAAGTATACTCACAGATTGGACAGGATATTGAAGAATCTATTGTTCTTTTAGAAAGCTTTGCCCGTCCTTCAAGAGCTCAGATTGATCAAAGAACTGCTAAAGCAATTGCTGCAGAGGTATTCCTACAAACAGGAGACTATGCAAAAGCCGCAAAATATGCTGCAGACGGTAAGCAGGGAATTCCTCTGATGACAGAAAACGATTATACCACTACCGGATTTTCCAATATCAGTAATCCTGAGGTGATCTGGGGCTTCCATAATACGATTTCGACGATGAGTATCGGAAACTATTATGCTTCTTTCTTCTCTATGTTTGATAATACCAATGAAGGATATGCAGGAGCGGCCCAAATCTATAAACTTATTGACAAGCGTTTGTATGAAGCTATTCCGGATACAGATTACCGTAAAAAGGTATTCAATGGAAACCAACCTGCCAAATACACGTTTAATGGAAAGACAAAAAACTATCCTGCGTATGTAAGCTGGAAGTTTAAAGATCCCAGCATGTTTGAAGGGGATTATATCTACATCAGAGCCTCTTCTCTGTATTACATTGAAGCGGAGGCCCTTGCAAGACAAGGAAGAGAAGTGGAAGCAAAACAAGTATTATTTGACATTGCATCCAAAAGAGATAATGCATATACCCTATCTACTAAAACAGGTGCTGACCTTATTAATGAAATCATCCTGCAAAAAAGAATTGAACTTTGGGGCGAAGGCTATGCATGGTTTGATATGAAAAGATTAAATATACCATTAGAAAGAATATACACAGGAACAAACCATACCTTTGGAAGATTTAACCTGACACCGGATAAATTCAAATTCCAAATTCCAAATAAAGAGATTAATAATAACCCGCAAATCAAACAGAATGACTAGATAAAGCAACAAAACAATTTTAATATATTTCAAGTTAACCACTATTTACAGTAAATAATAGTGGTTTTTTTATGGTCTGTTTAGAAAAATACGTTAGATAAACCATCTGAAGGAAGAAATGGGTTGAATGATACAATAGTATATTTTAATCAAACTTAATAAACATCCGATCGAAATTTAAGATCATCATATTAATCTGCCCGATCACGTCCTGACCAATATTTCCATAAACGGTTTCTTTATTGATCTTTGTTTTTAATATATTTATATTTTTGAACGGAACCTGTTTTCCCAACACATGAAATGTATTCTCTATTTTACATCCGTCATGCTTTCCTGCAGAAAATTCATCAAAAAACTTAAAACAAAAAAACAGCACCATTTACTATAAACGATGCCATCCATACAATTTGATTATCAATAGATTAATCTTTTCTCCTTATATATTTTTTTTCTAATTCTTTTATTTTTTGTTTCACCGGTTCCAGATATGGCTTTACAGACTGTCTATCATTTTCACCAACATTATACATAAAAATACAAACATTTGTTTAATAAAATTTATGCCTGTAATCATAAAGCTTATAAAGCCTAAACGAGGATTAGTTCTAAAAATTATGTGAGAAATAATGAATGTTTATATTTTAAGGTATGAAGGGAGAAATCACTGTGGGAAATATCTGCCTGTTCATCTCAATAATAAAATTTACTATGGAGAAAATAGTAAAGTTTTTTCTGTCTCAAAAAAGCAGGTCTGAGTAAAAGATCATTTTTCTAACATGGTATTTCTTTGCTTTCAGATAGATTTTTTAAGGGATTTGTGACGAATAAAAAAGATAAGATTCTAAAAAATATAACAGAAATACATATATTTGAAATCAAAACTTATTTCAATAACCACTATAAAATGAAGTCAAAAGAAATCTTTCTTACTCTTTTCATCCTGTTTATAAGCCTTCCCCTTTTTTCACAAAAAAACACCAATCCGGAATTTAAAAAGCTCATTGAGTCTATTCTTGTCCATAAAAAGGCAGAGGTTGGAGTTTCAATTGTAACATCAGGAGCCAATAAGAAGGAAATTACCCAAATCAATGGAAATAAGCCACTTCCTATGTTGAGTACATTCAAATTTCCTATAGCTTTAGCAGTTCTTCATAAAGTGGAAAAAGGACAACTTTCTTTAGAGCAAAAAATTTACATCAAAAAAGAAGAACTTCTGGAAGAGACTTATAGTCCGTTCAGAGACAAATATCCGGAAGGAAATATAGAACTCAGCCTGGAAGACTGCATCCATTGGATGATGGTATACAGTGATAATAATCTGACGGATATTCTGCTAAGACTCATCGGAGGACCTTCCTATGTCCAGAATTTCATCAACAGCAAAGATATTGTCATTAAAAATAATGAAGAAGGTATGCATCAAGACTGGGATTCTCAAT from Chryseobacterium indologenes encodes the following:
- a CDS encoding SusC/RagA family TonB-linked outer membrane protein, which translates into the protein MRKKQCKLGVLAVLLFAEYGFAQKKDSLSQETAIKEVVVVAFGKQKKEEITGSVQSLKAKDLGNLQNGNVLQGIGGKVAGVQVISSGQPGSQPTIRMRGIGSINASSDPLIVLDGIPYSGDLNSISSADIESISFLEDASSNALYGSRGANGVIIVNTKRGKNKKLSVDLDIKTGVNFRSIEDYSVYTSPQDYYTAYYNRGRIGEIARQKQPGAIPSSTTPHAVGLSALNGLGYNVYNVPFSQLIAPDGSFNPNAKLLYQDNWKKLLFRPALRREATVGINASGDQVKSYTSLNYLDDKGYLISSGFERFGIRSNVDYSITPKLRLTTALSYTYSKQNFGETGGFSNPFQFARNIAPFYPVFLRNDNYQQLYDNHGNPLYDYGDGQGPNGATRSYAVFENPVGNLQQDKSQRVSNISNINLGLNYEIIKGLDFTYSFGAYLENLRNLQFGNTLGGTSSSVGGTITQESVFNYTLNHQQLLTYQKKFDKHNFNILVGHELNKTKNEGFSGTKQQLLLPESWAFDNAVKITDLSGNGYEYAVEGYFSRLLYNYDNKYFFNANVRRDGSSVFAPESRWGTFYGLGAAWNVAKEDFLKDNKVINALKLKVSYGQQGNDNILLNNTTRDYYAYQDIYGINDFGDGKPVLTLKKQGNRDLKWETSKNLNAGFEISLLNNRVNLNADYFERKVSDMIYTLPLAVSNSGSYVKYGNIGDMYNKGVQANISVDIFRTEDLQWNFYANATHYKNKITKLPEQQRATGLVSGLFVLAEGGDRYTYYLKEFAGVNPENGDALWYKNTINPTTQQVEKTITNNYKDASDYNTGKSAIPKVYGGFGTDVTYKRVNLSVNFAYQFGGYGYDDIYRSLFHSDTYGSNYTTDLDKTWTPENPTAALPRVDLTSTNQNGRSTLYLIKSDYISLQDVTLSYQLSDDFTKQIGLTTLKIYATGNNLYLWSKRKGYDPRASLTGVSDAYKYSLLSSVSLGFKLTF
- the bla gene encoding class A beta-lactamase; amino-acid sequence: MKSKEIFLTLFILFISLPLFSQKNTNPEFKKLIESILVHKKAEVGVSIVTSGANKKEITQINGNKPLPMLSTFKFPIALAVLHKVEKGQLSLEQKIYIKKEELLEETYSPFRDKYPEGNIELSLEDCIHWMMVYSDNNLTDILLRLIGGPSYVQNFINSKDIVIKNNEEGMHQDWDSQFINTITPNEAIRLLEQFYAGKILNKEHTKWLYTAMLNNATGVKRLKGKLPKDVKVAHRTGTSFTNKAGMTGAINDYGIIELSDKKRIYIAVLVHDTYETFENSEAIIADIAKAAYDYYNK
- a CDS encoding RagB/SusD family nutrient uptake outer membrane protein; this translates as MKTIKYFVSTLALAFITTSCANDLNTLPEGDISGEQLNEDQSKPEKILGGIYLDLRSNGAGGNISSHSDFGIMGIKAGADLMSNDVIQAKNQHLGMFYNYEATNASNIASEIVWTTFYARIFIINKLLSDLKGDDSPKNKAIRGQLLALRAYSYFHLIRFYANDYKGHQSDPGLPLVLTTDNPSQGLPRSTVAQVYSQIGQDIEESIVLLESFARPSRAQIDQRTAKAIAAEVFLQTGDYAKAAKYAADGKQGIPLMTENDYTTTGFSNISNPEVIWGFHNTISTMSIGNYYASFFSMFDNTNEGYAGAAQIYKLIDKRLYEAIPDTDYRKKVFNGNQPAKYTFNGKTKNYPAYVSWKFKDPSMFEGDYIYIRASSLYYIEAEALARQGREVEAKQVLFDIASKRDNAYTLSTKTGADLINEIILQKRIELWGEGYAWFDMKRLNIPLERIYTGTNHTFGRFNLTPDKFKFQIPNKEINNNPQIKQND